From one Prochlorococcus marinus str. MIT 0912 genomic stretch:
- a CDS encoding alpha/beta fold hydrolase has translation MQPNISSKETFLGSPDWGESKYWSYKDLKVHYRVTGKESNPSIILIHGFGASSDHWRNNAEIFASEGFRVFGLDLIGFGKSAQNLRRKIKHLDNQFWANQLSSFLDEVVDIKKNGKVILIGNSLGALTAITTLSERPELIKTIIAAPLPEPVFVTPIKFYFPTWLVRVKSFLIKIVFHLFPLKSLVNLISRTKLITIALQSAYFSSISNDTPLKRIVTVPARRVNASKALRAMCIGMSIRPDSAKGPSIIEKIQNLPNRPPILLIWGKQDKLIPIFLAKKLIKLHPWLKLTVINEAGHCLHDELPKHFNQIVLKWLKNLKNSK, from the coding sequence ATGCAGCCAAATATTTCTAGTAAAGAGACTTTTCTTGGATCCCCAGATTGGGGTGAGTCTAAATATTGGAGCTACAAAGATCTTAAGGTTCACTACAGAGTGACTGGAAAGGAATCAAACCCATCGATTATTCTAATTCATGGCTTTGGAGCTAGTAGTGATCACTGGAGAAATAATGCAGAAATATTTGCATCAGAAGGGTTTAGGGTCTTTGGACTAGATTTAATAGGTTTTGGCAAATCAGCACAAAATCTTCGAAGAAAAATAAAGCACTTAGATAATCAATTTTGGGCAAATCAATTATCTTCTTTTCTGGATGAAGTTGTAGATATTAAAAAGAACGGAAAGGTTATATTGATTGGAAATTCATTAGGTGCTTTAACCGCAATTACAACCCTCTCTGAAAGACCAGAGTTAATAAAAACCATTATTGCAGCACCACTACCCGAGCCAGTTTTTGTTACTCCAATTAAATTTTATTTTCCAACTTGGCTTGTAAGAGTTAAAAGTTTTCTGATAAAAATTGTTTTTCATTTATTTCCACTTAAGAGCTTAGTAAATTTAATATCAAGAACAAAATTAATTACTATTGCTCTTCAAAGCGCCTATTTTAGCTCAATTTCAAATGACACTCCATTAAAGAGGATAGTTACAGTCCCCGCCAGGAGAGTAAACGCCTCAAAAGCTCTCAGGGCAATGTGCATTGGAATGAGCATTAGACCAGATTCTGCAAAAGGTCCATCTATTATCGAAAAGATTCAAAATCTTCCCAATCGCCCACCAATTTTATTAATTTGGGGAAAGCAGGATAAATTGATACCTATATTTTTAGCAAAAAAACTAATAAAGCTCCATCCTTGGCTTAAATTAACTGTAATTAATGAAGCAGGCCATTGCCTACACGATGAATTACCCAAACATTTCAATCAAATTGTTCTGAAATGGCTGAAGAACTTAAAAAATTCTAAGTAA
- a CDS encoding NAD(P) transhydrogenase subunit alpha, which yields MVSFLIPFESALGETRVSATPETVKKFLGLGCKVFFEKGAGEAAGFLDNSYLDAGAELIEKENNEVKKNVDIVLCVQPPEEKFLSHLKPGCLLVGLLDPYGNQSLAEILKSHEISAISLELLPRISRAQSSDALSSQANIAGYKSVLLAASALDRYFPMLMTAAGTIQPSKVVVLGAGVAGLQAIATAKRLGAVVYVSDIREAVKEQVESLGARFIELPKIDETPSESGGYAKQVSNEFLVKQRQELAKQLSEADVAICTAQVPGKKAPKLIDETMLDDMRPGSVVIDLAVLSGGNCACSMPGETIVRNGVKIVGASNLPCSIPNHASSLYSRNLLSLLQPMIKEGKFLIDNDDELIVGSLISKDGVILKSEIIENGGTKS from the coding sequence TTGGTTAGTTTCTTAATTCCCTTCGAATCAGCTTTGGGGGAAACACGCGTTTCAGCCACTCCAGAGACTGTTAAAAAGTTTTTGGGCTTGGGCTGTAAAGTATTTTTTGAAAAAGGGGCAGGAGAGGCCGCTGGTTTCTTAGATAATTCTTATTTGGATGCTGGCGCCGAATTAATTGAAAAGGAAAATAATGAGGTAAAAAAAAATGTTGACATTGTTCTTTGCGTTCAGCCTCCGGAAGAAAAATTTCTTTCACATTTAAAACCGGGCTGCTTACTCGTGGGATTATTAGATCCTTACGGGAATCAATCATTAGCCGAAATATTAAAATCCCATGAAATTTCGGCAATATCTTTGGAGTTACTTCCGAGAATTAGCAGAGCTCAATCATCAGATGCCTTATCTTCTCAGGCGAATATAGCTGGATACAAATCTGTACTTTTAGCAGCTAGTGCTCTTGATCGATATTTTCCAATGTTGATGACTGCTGCTGGTACTATTCAACCTTCAAAAGTTGTTGTTTTAGGAGCTGGGGTAGCAGGATTGCAAGCTATTGCAACAGCAAAAAGACTTGGCGCTGTTGTTTATGTGAGTGATATTCGAGAGGCGGTAAAGGAGCAAGTTGAATCATTAGGAGCAAGATTCATTGAGCTTCCAAAGATTGATGAAACCCCATCAGAATCAGGTGGATATGCAAAACAAGTCTCCAATGAATTTCTTGTCAAGCAAAGACAAGAATTAGCAAAGCAATTGTCTGAGGCTGATGTTGCTATTTGTACTGCTCAGGTGCCGGGCAAAAAAGCCCCAAAACTTATTGATGAAACGATGTTGGATGATATGCGACCTGGTTCGGTAGTGATTGATCTTGCTGTGCTTAGTGGTGGTAATTGCGCATGTTCAATGCCAGGTGAAACCATCGTTAGGAATGGGGTCAAGATTGTTGGTGCTTCAAACCTTCCTTGTTCAATACCAAATCATGCCAGTTCTTTATATTCAAGAAATTTATTGTCTCTTCTTCAACCAATGATTAAAGAGGGTAAGTTTTTAATTGATAACGATGATGAGCTTATTGTCGGTTCTTTGATTAGTAAGGATGGAGTAATACTTAAATCTGAGATTATTGAGAATGGAGGAACTAAATCATGA
- a CDS encoding photosystem I assembly protein Ycf4 produces MSTESNLNQSEKELSDLVLEQEIKGSRKVSNYLVAAMLSIGGVGFLLASLSSYFGRDLLPLGNPSTLIFVPQGLVMGLYGVAAFLLALYFWRLISIDYGSGINRFDKKKGVLSLSRRGLLKNIEIEIPINEIKAVKLEVREGFNPRRRVSLRIKGRKDLPISRVGSPKPLLELENEGAEIARFLEVNLEGT; encoded by the coding sequence ATGTCGACTGAATCCAATTTAAATCAATCAGAAAAAGAGTTATCTGATTTAGTTCTAGAACAAGAAATTAAAGGTTCCCGTAAGGTTTCGAACTATTTAGTTGCTGCAATGCTCAGTATTGGTGGCGTTGGATTTTTGCTGGCTTCGTTATCTAGTTATTTTGGTAGAGATCTTTTGCCTTTGGGTAATCCTTCTACTTTGATTTTTGTTCCTCAAGGCTTGGTTATGGGACTTTATGGTGTTGCAGCTTTTTTATTGGCCCTTTATTTTTGGAGATTAATTAGTATTGATTATGGTTCTGGAATAAATAGATTTGACAAAAAGAAAGGGGTTTTATCCTTATCTCGAAGAGGATTATTAAAAAACATCGAAATTGAAATACCTATTAATGAAATCAAAGCCGTTAAATTAGAAGTTAGAGAAGGTTTTAATCCACGAAGAAGAGTTTCTTTAAGAATTAAAGGAAGGAAAGATTTACCAATATCCAGAGTTGGATCTCCGAAACCTTTATTAGAATTAGAGAACGAGGGAGCTGAAATCGCTAGATTTTTAGAGGTTAACCTTGAAGGAACTTAA
- a CDS encoding NmrA family NAD(P)-binding protein: MQVLVIGGTGTLGRQIAKNAIDAGYQVRCMVRKPKAASFLQEWGCELTRGNLINKEDIEYALDGVDAVIDAATSRPDDPRSVYEIDWDGKLNLYNSCEEKNVKRVVFLSLLAAEKYRKIPLMDIKFCTEELLASSSLDYTILQGVAFMQGVIGQFAIPILNNEPVWISGNPTDIAYMNTQDIARFAVAALDRPQTIKGRFPIVGPKAWSARELVSLCEKFSEKRARVLKVSPTIISIAQSVVSFFEPTLNVAERLSFSELSGSGGLLDAPMEDTYTAFGLDQADSTTMEGYIKEYYGVILKRLKDIGVDLDIEEKKKFPI, encoded by the coding sequence ATGCAAGTTCTGGTGATTGGTGGCACAGGAACCCTTGGTCGCCAAATAGCCAAAAACGCCATAGATGCAGGGTATCAAGTGCGCTGCATGGTTAGGAAACCAAAAGCTGCTTCATTTCTTCAAGAGTGGGGTTGTGAATTAACTCGTGGCAATTTAATCAACAAAGAAGATATTGAGTACGCTCTTGATGGTGTTGATGCTGTTATTGATGCAGCAACAAGCCGACCTGATGATCCTCGCAGCGTTTACGAAATAGATTGGGATGGGAAATTAAATCTATACAACTCTTGTGAAGAAAAAAATGTTAAAAGAGTAGTCTTTTTATCTTTGTTAGCAGCAGAAAAATATAGAAAAATACCATTAATGGATATTAAATTTTGTACTGAAGAATTATTGGCCAGTTCATCTTTGGACTACACCATCCTTCAAGGTGTTGCTTTCATGCAAGGCGTAATAGGTCAATTTGCTATTCCTATTTTAAATAATGAACCGGTTTGGATAAGTGGAAATCCTACTGATATTGCTTATATGAATACGCAGGATATAGCACGTTTTGCCGTTGCAGCTTTAGATAGGCCTCAAACAATAAAAGGAAGATTCCCTATAGTTGGCCCCAAAGCATGGAGTGCTAGAGAATTGGTGAGTTTATGTGAGAAGTTCAGTGAAAAAAGAGCAAGAGTATTAAAAGTTTCTCCAACAATAATTTCTATTGCCCAATCAGTTGTTTCTTTTTTTGAACCAACCCTAAATGTTGCAGAGAGGCTCTCTTTCTCTGAATTAAGTGGTAGCGGAGGGTTGCTAGATGCTCCTATGGAGGATACTTACACTGCTTTTGGCTTGGATCAAGCTGATTCAACGACCATGGAGGGTTATATAAAAGAGTACTACGGAGTAATATTAAAAAGGCTTAAAGATATTGGTGTTGATTTGGACATTGAAGAAAAAAAGAAATTCCCCATTTGA
- the psbC gene encoding photosystem II reaction center protein CP43 produces METPFNSLLKAPNQSLEETGYAWYVGNARLINLSGRLLGAHIAHAGLIVFWAGAMMLFEVSHFTMDKPMWEQGLICMPHVAMFGYGIGPGGEVTDVWPFFIAGVIHLVASGILGFGGVFHSLAGPEKLEEDFPFFSTDWRDKNQMTNILGFHLVVLGVGALLWSINWMYIGGAYDTWAPGGGEVRLINPTLDPRVIFGYLVSTPWGGQGWIVGVNSMEDIVGGHVYLGVIEIIGGLFHIFTGPYGWARRAFIWNGEGLLSYALGGICVASFVASCFIWFNNTAYPSEFYGPTNAEASQAQSFTFLVRDQRIGANVGSTMGPTGLGKYLMRSPTGEIIFGGETMRFWDFRGPWLEPLRGPNGLSLDKIQNDIQPWQVRRAAEYMTHAPNASINSVGGIITEPNAVNFVNLRQWLAGAQFFLGWFTFVGHLWHAGRARAAAAGFEKGISRSQEPALSMPDLD; encoded by the coding sequence GTGGAAACGCCCTTTAATAGTTTACTTAAAGCCCCTAATCAAAGTCTCGAGGAGACTGGTTACGCCTGGTATGTAGGAAATGCAAGGCTAATCAACCTTTCTGGAAGACTGTTAGGTGCTCACATCGCTCACGCTGGACTGATAGTCTTCTGGGCTGGTGCAATGATGCTTTTCGAAGTAAGTCACTTCACCATGGATAAACCCATGTGGGAACAAGGCTTAATTTGTATGCCTCACGTAGCCATGTTTGGATACGGCATTGGTCCTGGAGGAGAAGTCACAGATGTTTGGCCATTCTTCATTGCTGGTGTTATTCACCTAGTTGCATCTGGAATTCTTGGCTTTGGAGGAGTTTTCCACTCCCTAGCTGGGCCAGAGAAACTTGAAGAAGATTTCCCATTTTTCTCCACTGATTGGAGAGACAAAAATCAAATGACCAACATTCTTGGTTTCCATTTGGTTGTACTTGGAGTTGGTGCTCTTCTATGGTCCATTAACTGGATGTACATAGGCGGTGCATATGACACATGGGCTCCTGGTGGAGGAGAAGTTAGGCTAATTAATCCAACTCTCGATCCAAGAGTTATTTTTGGATACCTAGTTTCAACCCCTTGGGGTGGACAAGGTTGGATAGTTGGTGTCAACTCAATGGAAGATATTGTCGGAGGACATGTTTACCTGGGTGTGATTGAGATAATAGGTGGACTTTTCCATATCTTTACTGGTCCATATGGATGGGCAAGAAGAGCCTTTATCTGGAACGGCGAAGGTCTTCTAAGTTATGCACTTGGTGGAATCTGTGTTGCTAGTTTTGTAGCTTCATGCTTCATCTGGTTCAACAACACTGCTTATCCATCTGAGTTCTACGGTCCAACAAACGCAGAAGCATCTCAGGCCCAAAGTTTCACATTCCTAGTTCGTGACCAACGAATTGGCGCAAATGTGGGTTCAACTATGGGACCAACTGGTTTAGGTAAGTACCTAATGCGCTCTCCTACAGGAGAAATCATCTTTGGTGGAGAGACTATGCGTTTTTGGGACTTCAGAGGTCCTTGGTTAGAGCCTCTTAGAGGTCCTAATGGATTAAGTCTTGATAAAATACAAAATGATATTCAGCCTTGGCAGGTTCGCCGAGCTGCTGAATACATGACACATGCTCCTAACGCTTCTATCAATTCAGTTGGTGGAATCATTACTGAGCCTAATGCAGTTAACTTCGTTAACTTGCGTCAATGGCTTGCAGGCGCTCAGTTTTTCCTTGGTTGGTTTACTTTTGTAGGTCATCTTTGGCATGCTGGTCGTGCGAGAGCCGCTGCAGCGGGATTTGAAAAAGGTATCAGTCGTTCACAAGAACCTGCTCTTTCAATGCCTGATCTGGATTAA
- the psbD gene encoding photosystem II D2 protein (photosystem q(a) protein) yields the protein MTIAVGSATERGWFDNLDDWLKRDRFVFVGWSGLLLFPTAFLAIGGWFTGTTFVSSWYTHGVASSYLEGCNFLTAAVSTPGDAMGHSLLFLWGPEAQGDLTRWFQLGGLWNFVALHGAFSLIGFMLRQFEIARLVGIRPYNALAFSAVIAVFTACFLIYPLGQHSWFFAPSFGVAAIFRFILFIQGFHNITLNPFHMMGVAGILGGALLCAIHGATVQNTLYEDSSIYSDGKNQSTTFRGFDPVQEEETYSFITANRFWSQIFGIAFSNKRFLHFLMLFVPVTGMWAASIGIVGLALNLRAYDFVSQEIRAAEDPEFETFYTKNILLNEGMRAWMSSVDQPHENFVFPEEVLPRGNAL from the coding sequence ATGACGATCGCTGTTGGAAGCGCAACAGAACGAGGTTGGTTTGACAACCTGGATGACTGGTTAAAGCGCGACCGATTCGTATTTGTTGGTTGGTCTGGACTACTTCTCTTCCCTACAGCTTTCCTAGCTATTGGTGGATGGTTTACAGGTACAACCTTCGTTTCTTCCTGGTACACCCATGGTGTAGCCAGTTCATATTTAGAGGGATGTAATTTCCTCACTGCTGCTGTTAGTACTCCTGGCGATGCCATGGGTCACAGTCTTCTATTCCTATGGGGACCAGAAGCTCAAGGCGATTTAACACGTTGGTTCCAACTTGGTGGCCTATGGAATTTCGTTGCTCTTCACGGTGCATTTAGTCTTATAGGCTTTATGCTTCGTCAGTTCGAAATTGCAAGACTAGTTGGTATCCGACCTTATAACGCCCTTGCTTTCTCAGCAGTTATTGCAGTATTTACTGCTTGCTTCCTTATTTACCCTTTAGGTCAGCACAGTTGGTTTTTCGCTCCTTCTTTTGGAGTTGCAGCAATATTCCGATTCATTCTTTTTATTCAAGGATTCCACAACATTACGCTTAACCCATTCCACATGATGGGAGTAGCAGGAATTCTTGGAGGTGCTCTACTTTGCGCTATTCATGGTGCAACTGTTCAGAACACTCTTTATGAAGATTCGAGTATTTATTCTGACGGTAAAAATCAGAGTACTACTTTCAGAGGTTTCGACCCAGTTCAAGAAGAAGAGACTTACTCATTTATTACTGCAAACCGTTTCTGGAGTCAGATTTTCGGTATTGCATTCTCAAATAAGCGTTTCCTTCACTTCTTGATGCTCTTCGTTCCTGTAACAGGTATGTGGGCCGCATCAATTGGAATTGTTGGATTAGCTCTAAACCTTCGTGCTTACGACTTTGTTAGCCAAGAAATCAGAGCTGCTGAAGATCCCGAATTCGAAACTTTCTACACTAAAAACATCCTTCTTAATGAAGGTATGCGTGCATGGATGTCTTCTGTAGACCAACCACACGAAAACTTTGTATTCCCTGAGGAGGTACTCCCACGTGGAAACGCCCTTTAA
- the ilvN gene encoding acetolactate synthase small subunit → MKHTLSVLVEDESGALSRIAGLFARRGFNIDSLAVGPAEAKGISRLTMVVQGDESTLQQMSKQLNKLINVLEVLDLTTLPAVERELMLLKVSASSENRGKILDLVQVFRAKVVDVSDNALTLEVVGDPGKLVALENLLKPYGILEIARTGKVALKRASGVNTEMLKAKK, encoded by the coding sequence ATGAAGCACACACTTTCAGTTTTAGTTGAAGATGAGTCTGGGGCATTAAGCAGGATTGCAGGCCTTTTTGCACGAAGAGGATTTAATATTGATAGTTTGGCTGTTGGCCCTGCAGAAGCCAAAGGAATATCGAGATTAACAATGGTCGTTCAAGGTGACGAATCAACACTTCAACAAATGAGCAAACAACTCAACAAATTAATAAATGTTTTAGAAGTCCTTGATTTAACGACTCTACCAGCTGTAGAAAGAGAGTTAATGCTATTAAAAGTTTCTGCATCATCTGAAAATAGAGGAAAAATTTTAGATCTTGTTCAAGTTTTCAGAGCAAAAGTTGTAGATGTTTCAGATAACGCTCTTACACTTGAAGTTGTTGGAGATCCTGGCAAACTTGTTGCTCTAGAAAACTTATTGAAGCCCTATGGAATATTAGAAATTGCCAGGACGGGAAAAGTTGCTCTTAAAAGGGCTTCGGGAGTAAATACAGAAATGTTAAAAGCTAAAAAATAA
- a CDS encoding peptidylprolyl isomerase, whose translation MKELKNIIIKISDNSTLSYKFFKSIYVFLVINFILLSGCSNLKRNEDLNICSSTKFPCLTSNEYVLLITNKGKIKLELFGKTAPITVGNFVDLVEKGSYNKTIFNRVIKKPYPFIVRGGGNSLIGDEKKFIDIKKGKIRYIPLEIKLKKNNLPTYGRVIDSSSQINNIELKHKRSYLSMARSQAVNSANLQFYILLKSLPELDGRFAVFGKVISGMDIVDLIEEEDFIIEAKRVDS comes from the coding sequence TTGAAGGAACTTAAAAATATAATAATTAAGATTTCAGATAATTCTACTTTAAGTTATAAATTTTTCAAATCAATTTATGTCTTTTTAGTTATCAATTTTATTTTATTATCTGGATGTTCAAACTTAAAGAGAAATGAAGATTTAAACATATGTTCTTCGACTAAGTTTCCCTGCCTAACATCAAATGAATATGTCTTGTTAATTACCAATAAAGGTAAGATAAAACTAGAGCTTTTTGGGAAAACAGCTCCAATAACTGTTGGGAACTTTGTAGATTTAGTCGAAAAGGGTTCATATAATAAAACAATTTTCAATAGGGTCATTAAAAAACCTTACCCTTTCATAGTTAGAGGGGGAGGCAATAGTTTGATAGGAGATGAAAAAAAGTTTATAGATATTAAAAAAGGAAAAATAAGATATATTCCCTTGGAAATTAAATTAAAAAAGAACAATTTGCCAACATACGGAAGAGTAATTGATTCGTCTAGTCAAATAAATAATATTGAACTTAAGCATAAAAGATCATATTTATCTATGGCGAGATCTCAAGCAGTTAATTCAGCAAATTTACAATTTTATATTTTACTAAAATCCTTACCAGAACTTGATGGAAGATTTGCTGTTTTTGGAAAAGTTATAAGTGGAATGGATATTGTTGATTTAATTGAAGAAGAAGATTTTATCATTGAAGCAAAAAGAGTCGATTCTTGA
- a CDS encoding EF-1 guanine nucleotide exchange domain-containing protein has protein sequence MSLTAIECPDGVCHSHHGGHAVPRTAMQKNLQSHGKEWCERLAERIYEMSVDTFSQTVMPSLHSSGWQRKHLDWEFKLANNESEPDEALVEGIINATESFLKSSEVHRLFIQELVQGTFAEAKDDKLPSKAVRKVIENEIIVMIEGRKEELTNKIAKALEEEANGDFELAKNAAVEGINDVEKLLINHTEAV, from the coding sequence ATGAGCCTCACCGCGATCGAATGTCCAGATGGTGTTTGTCATAGCCATCACGGTGGGCATGCTGTACCAAGAACAGCCATGCAAAAAAATCTACAAAGTCACGGAAAAGAATGGTGCGAAAGACTAGCAGAACGAATTTACGAAATGTCAGTAGACACTTTTTCTCAGACAGTTATGCCAAGTCTTCATTCCTCCGGATGGCAGCGGAAACATCTTGACTGGGAGTTCAAACTTGCCAATAATGAATCTGAACCAGACGAAGCTTTGGTTGAGGGGATCATCAACGCTACTGAGAGTTTTTTAAAAAGTAGCGAGGTTCATCGATTATTCATTCAAGAACTTGTACAAGGAACGTTTGCCGAAGCAAAAGATGACAAATTGCCATCTAAAGCTGTCAGAAAAGTAATAGAAAATGAAATAATAGTAATGATCGAAGGAAGGAAAGAAGAGTTAACTAATAAGATTGCTAAAGCATTGGAAGAAGAAGCAAATGGAGATTTTGAATTAGCGAAGAATGCAGCAGTTGAAGGTATAAATGATGTTGAAAAACTGTTAATAAATCATACAGAGGCGGTATAA
- the petM gene encoding cytochrome b6-f complex subunit PetM yields the protein MASEIFGIAAVFWVLIPVGLLGGVLLLKLQGD from the coding sequence ATGGCATCAGAAATTTTTGGAATCGCTGCAGTCTTTTGGGTTTTAATTCCCGTTGGGCTTTTAGGAGGAGTCCTTCTTTTGAAACTTCAAGGTGATTAA
- a CDS encoding NAD(P) transhydrogenase subunit alpha yields MSFFSEALWVLLLGSLLGLELIGKVPPTLHTPLMSGANAISGITMLAALTLIIKSGDNLPLLIIGSISLGFALFNVIGGFLVTDRMLAMFSRKKTRK; encoded by the coding sequence ATGAGTTTTTTTAGTGAAGCTCTTTGGGTGCTTCTACTTGGGAGCCTTTTGGGATTGGAGCTTATAGGCAAGGTCCCACCAACTTTGCACACTCCACTAATGAGTGGAGCTAATGCAATTTCAGGCATAACGATGCTTGCAGCTTTAACATTAATAATAAAATCAGGAGACAATTTACCTTTACTAATAATTGGATCAATATCTCTTGGATTCGCTTTATTTAATGTGATTGGTGGCTTCCTGGTTACAGACAGGATGCTTGCAATGTTTAGTCGTAAAAAAACTCGTAAATAG
- the trxB gene encoding thioredoxin-disulfide reductase yields the protein MPAEKKELKTENLVIVGSGPAGYTAAIYAARANLQPLLITGFEKGGIPGGQLMTTTFVENFPGFPNGVQGPELMDLIKAQALRWGTKLIEEDAISIDLSKRPFSIVTSTQNIKSNSLIISTGASANRLGLKNENSFWSKGISACAICDGATPQFRNEELAVVGGGDSACEEAEYLTKYGSHVHLLVRSKKLKASAAMADRVKANSNITIHWETELLDVLGNEWLEKLKVKRKVTNQEDEIAAKGLFYAIGHTPNTSLFANQLNTDSKGYLITEPGRPETSLEGVYAAGDVADSEWRQGVTAAGSGCKAALAAERWLAKNKLATLIKRDELEPSKAETTKTLETSNEENFNPDNTWHKGSYALRKLYHETDKPLFVIYTSSSCGPCHILKPQLHRVLNESKGKAIGVEIDIEIDQVIAKQAEISGTPTVHLFKNKELKKQWKGVKARSEYKSALEELVY from the coding sequence ATGCCAGCCGAGAAAAAAGAATTAAAAACAGAGAATTTAGTAATCGTAGGTTCAGGACCCGCTGGATACACAGCAGCAATATATGCGGCAAGAGCAAATCTTCAACCTTTGCTTATTACTGGTTTTGAAAAAGGTGGAATCCCCGGTGGTCAATTAATGACAACAACATTTGTTGAAAATTTCCCAGGTTTTCCAAATGGAGTTCAAGGACCAGAATTAATGGATTTAATAAAAGCTCAAGCTCTGAGATGGGGGACAAAGCTAATTGAAGAAGATGCCATATCAATTGACTTAAGCAAAAGACCATTTTCTATTGTGACATCAACTCAAAATATTAAATCTAATTCCTTAATTATCTCTACGGGAGCAAGCGCAAATCGGTTAGGTCTTAAGAACGAGAATTCATTCTGGAGTAAAGGTATTAGCGCCTGTGCAATTTGCGATGGGGCAACTCCTCAATTTAGGAATGAAGAACTTGCAGTAGTCGGGGGAGGAGACTCAGCATGTGAAGAAGCTGAATATCTCACCAAATATGGTAGCCATGTACATTTATTAGTCAGATCAAAGAAGTTAAAGGCATCAGCTGCAATGGCCGATAGAGTGAAAGCAAACTCAAATATTACTATTCATTGGGAGACTGAGCTTTTAGATGTTTTAGGCAATGAATGGCTAGAAAAATTAAAAGTTAAACGAAAAGTTACTAACCAGGAAGATGAAATTGCAGCTAAGGGTCTTTTTTATGCAATAGGACATACTCCCAACACGTCTTTGTTCGCCAACCAGTTAAATACAGACTCAAAAGGTTATTTAATAACAGAACCTGGAAGGCCAGAGACCTCTTTGGAAGGTGTTTACGCTGCAGGAGATGTTGCCGATTCTGAATGGCGTCAAGGTGTTACCGCTGCAGGCAGTGGTTGCAAAGCTGCTCTGGCAGCTGAAAGATGGCTAGCAAAAAATAAACTAGCAACCCTTATCAAACGAGATGAATTAGAACCATCAAAGGCAGAGACAACAAAAACTTTAGAAACTAGTAACGAGGAAAATTTCAACCCAGACAACACATGGCATAAGGGAAGTTATGCACTAAGAAAGTTGTATCATGAGACAGATAAACCTCTTTTCGTAATATATACATCAAGTAGCTGTGGACCTTGTCACATTCTCAAGCCCCAACTTCACAGAGTCCTTAACGAATCAAAGGGTAAAGCTATAGGTGTTGAAATTGATATTGAAATAGACCAAGTCATTGCTAAACAAGCTGAAATTAGCGGTACTCCAACTGTACATCTGTTTAAAAACAAGGAGTTAAAAAAACAATGGAAAGGGGTTAAAGCCAGAAGTGAATATAAATCCGCATTGGAGGAACTAGTTTATTAG
- the infA gene encoding translation initiation factor IF-1, whose product MIETSGVIEKEQGNGFYLVTLEQPAGHQCLCRAAGKLTKFRIKLLAGDKVLVEISPYDLTRGRITYRERNVGPGGGRQGGNRPGGPRKR is encoded by the coding sequence ATGATTGAAACATCCGGCGTTATTGAAAAAGAGCAAGGCAATGGATTCTATCTTGTAACTCTTGAACAGCCCGCTGGACATCAATGCTTGTGTAGGGCCGCAGGAAAATTGACAAAATTTAGAATAAAATTGCTTGCCGGAGATAAGGTTCTTGTTGAAATTAGTCCCTATGATTTAACACGAGGTCGAATTACATATAGAGAAAGAAACGTAGGCCCTGGAGGAGGAAGACAGGGTGGAAATAGACCAGGAGGCCCAAGAAAAAGATAA